A single window of Lutzomyia longipalpis isolate SR_M1_2022 chromosome 1, ASM2433408v1 DNA harbors:
- the LOC129797798 gene encoding 60S ribosomal protein L38, whose translation MPREIKEVKDFLIKARRKDARAVKIKKNPQNTKFKIRCSRFLYTLVVTDKEKAEKLKQSLPPGLQVKEVK comes from the coding sequence ATGCCGCGTGAAATCAAGGAAGTTAAGGATTTCCTCATCAAAGCACGCAGGAAAGACGCCCGTGCTGTGAAGATCAAGAAGAATCCCCAGAACACCAAATTCAAGATTCGCTGCTCACGATTCCTCTACACCCTCGTGGTTACGGACAAGGAGAAGGCAGAGAAGCTGAAGCAATCCCTCCCACCAGGTCTCCAGGTGAAAGAAGTGAAGTAA
- the LOC129797427 gene encoding uncharacterized protein LOC129797427, with protein MDENFTEMDVMKVSEEELRQMRRDREKMSEEFQHFLEMNLKKSSHDDNKSQIECELAQQQQQQKVLNSLNVTQAARNLNESPRSPLHLSPRDGMKTPRGISSSAMSIRDAMARESPSKAVKSVVGGGDDEKKIPPHGRRTAPADEMTVCKKVKSYDPIETRRYMRDQQRKRQEELKKTITDDRARKQEIQKRLSELQESTRRILGRNVKQKVGKDVRKVGAPNHRVKATKPPMDMPKKAAVAKDATIIISSPGSQKLVDQAAIKGSNATKSPRINTTERYDQQGNFHRNVRITGTPKIPQSVNINDLGDRNLLLEKDKSICEKNPQTPESGMKTDETASVKRAIAVGEDSARTKSIEEKLEVPSHLKLSPSKGEKKKKHPRGNLPHWLRPTTINTYPYDFITSVREKLDAISNAKLPEKSSFTITNIHKDLPTSLSSGSGRDAKTDEWTDINRWTRQQEYNANRGRTSNTQSLEDPPLFPGSYIKKSHQKSDVKKKSDQKSTSDPLTNFSSMSIHVPDSNTISDISSIQSEIFPSSIRLSSTKITNQNERAASVSDGAKTANASLVEETHISGESVKGVADECIAPVPRDNNQLSPLSTELADTMRIMSPRRRERGELVIMKATNDDGNNNEGGGKIGGFSNLSSDKFQPLDTSANKAEIHGGNLTDLLEAFNRSLSQVIQMNQQLYSALSKSPNVPKMIKNPQENALECVKEIPEDATKQQQQPPVDVEGIFEEVKSTVKNADGQKLDDATALRESVSEIDGSEGVDKSGEIDLGPIAVNCRDNMNAGASNGLAARAAKDLARDGDLMDAKEANSTIGSDIFAVFNQTDMEVSYVSSGGDEARETSITYSNIGLFEQMIKTEKLKGDHLMTMIRMREKALIDRTRGQIAWLELQKKRFREKGKVLEITAIRKKQRAILLKLERERGQLQKQLQLQSQPTSRKSPSHRVRVVEKTFSNIVTLRRSPIPSENRGALKGYEMEAGTTLERLLEQREQELQKRRKHVEFLIQWHQRLEKEEKDVKEIEKKLLNCNLERFAEKNIPALMEIPDVPGKDDGTLRRVEEIDRSLQLLSSIVEKSEEEVVEVRGMKLNLLWKKLIGREENKFLPEKVYRMTREDFSQLYEEAKIAVLREFHNERHIRHLLEESMTSATKESASHNSTEEKTLIDDFREYTTDDFETVTSVRETANELGNDAHPKGSGQENVEDSFEEEEASKSNGEESQIENFSKNSEFKGNSEAPEEVLAALSASQEAAEDTFQGDSLRIQEVTEETPKTEIPSALFSPEIISQADEEQLISEMTLPSFSETTIVEEPTLEEIEGTEEEEEEEEEAQIAERSEIVEKSHENTSQQQHSEGEREKFSDSALSVHSTAENLDKTPNISQESLNTLQDVESVPIESLQDDEEVDEEEEKDIPTELEKRIIQVDVSLKDLSSTMEKSPILEVLSPRNGSSTSAGSSTSSPEASLESSEGTTNQEEKTEENVSNEEESIPQESSSRYSGQESYSEGFQKSPDDSQGAGNYSQQKIRDYKIPNRMPDIISEAELLRRQQMQIEQEIKQLEQTVPAVFLREIPNKPPPPYVPPAQDSPLATIFPSEERVVDLVMNRTKELFFSTNPEADKSDGYGITNVYEKIIIGMCEEIFGEIKETLDTHYDAPFQRVRLYKNKLCFYNPPDRLKCIQEHILEAIRQILQGGGNYSRIQASCRRKRDQIDEIVIEEMLEDDWKWSNFQIEETEVLDMMTETIFSTLLEDAIRDVDVAFTKKFPHN; from the exons ATGGATGAGAATTTCACAGAGATGGACGTGATGAAGGTATCTGAGGAGGAGCTGAGGCAGATGCGACGCGACAGGGAGAAGATGAGTGAGGAGTTTCAACATTTTCTCGAAATGAATCTCAAAAAATCATCGCATGATGacaataaatcacaaataGAATGTGAGCTggcacagcagcagcagcagcagaaagTACTGAATTCATTAAATGTAACACAAGCTGCTAGAAACTTGAATGAATCCCCAAGGTCTCCTCTTCATCTTTCACCTCGCGATGGGATGAAGACACCGCGCGGGATTTCATCATCGGCAATGAGCATTAGAGATGCTATGGCACGAGAATCACCGTCGAAGGCGGTGAAATCAGTCGTTGGTGGTGGTGACGATGAAAAAAAGATACCACCTCATGGCAGGAGGACAGCACCAGCTGATGAGATGACAGTGTGCAAGAAGGTGAAGTCTTATGATCCAATCGAGACAAGGAGGTATATGCGCGATCAACAGAGGAAGCGTCAAGAGGAGCTCAAGAAGACCATTACGGATGATCGGGCACGAAAGCAGGAGATACAGAAGAGGCTGAGTGAACTCCAGGAGAGTACACGACGTATCCTGGGGAGAAATGTGAAGCAAAAGGTGGGAAAAGATGTGAGAAAGGTCGGTGCACCAAATCACCGAGTAAAAGCAACAAAACCACCAATGGACATGCCGAAGAAGGCTGCAGTGGCTAAAGATGCCACAATCATCATAAGCTCACCGGGAAGTCAGAAACTTGTGGATCAAGCTGCAATAAAAGGTAGCAATGCTACTAAATCTCCACGCATAAATACAACTGAACGTTACGACCAACAAGGGAACTTTCATCGCAATGTGAGAATTACTGGAACACCTAAAATACCACAGAGTGTGAACATAAATGATTTAGGTGATAGGAATCTCCTTCTTGAAAAAGATAAATCAATTtgcgaaaaaaatccacaaactCCGGAGAGTGGGATGAAAACTGATGAAACTGCGAGTGTCAAAAGGGCCATTGCTGTGGGTGAAGACAGTGCACGAACGAAATCAATTGAGGAGAAACTCGAAGTTCCATCGCATCTCAAACTCTCACcgtcaaaaggtgagaagaaaaagaaacatcccCGTGGGAATCTTCCTCATTGGCTTCGTCCAACGACCATTAATACCTACCCGTATGATTTTATAACGTCCGTCAGGGAGAAACTTGATGCAATATCCAATGCAAAACTTCCCGAAAAATCTTCATTCACAATCACAAATATCCACAAAGACCTTCCAACATCCCTCTCATCGGGTAGTGGACGAGACGCAAAGACGGACGAATGGACAGACATTAATCGTTGGACGCGTCAGCAGGAGTACAACGCCAACAGAGGTAGAACGTCGAACACACAGAGTCTCGAGGATCCACCCCTATTCCCAGGGagctacataaaaaaatcccaccaAAAGTCTGATGTGAAGAAGAAATCCGATCAGAAGAGTACATCAGATCCATTGAcgaatttttcctcaatgtcCATCCATGTCCCAGATTCCAATACAATCTCCGACATTAGTTCCATTCAATCGGAAATTTTTCCCTCGAGCATCCGTCTGAGTAGTACAAAGATCACaaatcaaaatgaaagagCTGCTTCCGTGTCTGATGGCGCAAAGACGGCAAATGCCTCCCTGGTGGAGGAGACCCACATCTCGGGCGAATCAGTGAAGGGAGTTGCCGACGAGTGTATTGCACCCGTGCCGCGAGACAATAATCAATTGAGTCCACTGTCCACGGAACTGGCTGATACAATGAGGATTATGTCACCGCGACGGCGGGAAAGAGGCGAATTGGTGATTATGAAAGCGACCAACGACGATGGGAACAATAATGAGGGTGGTGGGAAAATTGGTGGATTCAGCAATCTATCGAGTGATAAATTCCAACCTCTTGACACGTCGGCCAATAAAGCAGAAATCCACGGGGGAAATCTCACGGATTTATTGGAAGCATTCAACCGGAGTCTCTCTCAAGTCATTCAAATGAATCAG CAATTGTATTCAGCACTCAGCAAGTCGCCAAACGTGCcgaaaatgataaagaatcCGCAAGAAAATGCGCTGGAGTGCGTGAAGGAAATTCCTGAGGATGCCAcaaagcagcagcagcagccgcCTGTAGATGTTGAGGGCATATTTGAGGAAGTAAAGTCAACGGTGAAGAATGCAGATGGTCAGAAGCTCGATGATGCAACAGCACTCCGGGAGAGCGTCAGCGAGATTGATGGGTCGGAAGGAGTGGACAAGAGCGGTGAAATTGATTTGGGCCCCATTGCTGTTAATTGCAGAGACAACATGAACGCGGGGGCAAGCAATGGGCTCGCGGCAAGAGCTGCAAAAGACCTGGCAAGAGATGGTGATTTGATGGATGCCAAGGAGGCAAATAGCACGATTGGCAGTGATATATTTGCGGTGTTCAATCAAACCGACATGGAAGTGTCGTACGTCTCATCTGGTGGCGACGAAGCCAGAGAAACTTCAATAACTTACTCAAATATTGGCCTC tttgaaCAGATGATCAAGacggaaaaattgaaaggagaTCACCTAATGACGATGATCCGGATGCGTGAGAAGGCCCTGATTGATCGTACAAGGGGTCAAATTGCATGGCTTGAGCTGCAGAAGAAGAGATTCCGGGAGAAGGGAAAAGTTCTGGAGATAACAGCCATCAGGAAGAAGCAACGAGCGATCCTCCTCAAGTTGGAACGTGAGCGTGGGCAACTTCAGAAGCAGCTACAGTTGCAGAGTCAACCAACATCGAGGAAATCACCGAGTCACAGGGTCAGAGTTGTggagaaaacattttccaatattGTGACGCTCAGGAGATCGCCAATCCCATCGGAGAATCGTGGTGCCCTCAAAGGGTACGAAATGGAAGCTGGGACAACGCTTGAAAG ATTACTTGAACAGAGAGAACAGGAGCTTCAGAAGCGTCGTAAACACGTAGAATTCCTGATACAATGGCACCAGAGGCTtgagaaggaggaaaaagacgttaaggagattgagaagaaaCTCCTAAATTGCAATCTTGAACGATTTGCTGAGAAGAATATTCCAGCCTTGATGGAAATCCCGGATGTTCCTGGGAAAGATGATGGAACCCTCAGGAGAGTGGAAGAAATCGATCGAAGTCTGCAGCTTCTCAGTAGTATTGTGGAGAAGAGTGAGGAGGAAGTTGTTGAAGTTCGTGGAATGAAACTCAATTTGCTGTGGAAGAAACTCATTGGGCGGGaagagaataaattccttcCGGAGAAAGTCTACAGAATGACCAGGGAGGATTTTTCGCAACTCTACGAGGAGGCAAAGATTGCTGTTCTCCGGGAATTTCACAATGAACGACATATTCGGCATCTTCTTGAGGAATCCATGACATCAGCTACGAAGGAATCAGCTTCGCATAATTCCACAGAGGAGAAAACTCTCATTGATGATTTTCGGGAGTACACAACGGATGATTTTGAAACAGTAACTTCAGTACGTGAGACTGCCAATGAATTGGGGAATGATGCTCATCCTAAGGGGAGTGGTCAGGAAAATGTGGAGGATTCTTTTGAGGAGGAAGAAGCTTCAAAAAGTAACGGAGAAGAATCtcaaattgagaatttttccaaaaactcagaatttaaaggaaattccgAAGCTCCAGAGGAAGTTTTGGCAGCATTGAGTGCTTCTCAAGAGGCAGCAGAGGATACTTTTCAGGGGGATTCTTTGAGAATTCAAGAAGTGACCGAAGAAACCCCAAAAACGGAAATTCCTTCTGCACTCTTTAGTCCAGAGATCATCAGCCAAGCCGATGAGGAACAATTAATCAGCGAAATGACTCTACCATCATTCAGTGAGACAACAATTGTGGAAGAACCCACACTGGAGGAGATTGAAGGGAccgaggaggaggaggaagaggaggaagaagCACAAATAGCGGAGAGAAGTGAGATTGTGGAGAAATCTCACGAGAATACTTCACAACAACAACATTCTGAgggtgagagagaaaaattctcagatAGCGCCTTATCAGTGCATTCCACAGCAGAGAATCTCGATAAGACACCCAACATATCTCAAGAGTCTCTCAATACGCTTCAAGATGTAGAATCAGTCCCAATTGAGAGTCTACAGGATGACGAAGAGGTGGATGAGGAGGAGGAAAAGGACATCCCCACGGAATTGGAGAAGAGAATTATTCAAGTTGATGTGAGTCTCAAGGATTTGAGTAGCACAATGGAGAAATCTCCAATTCTTGAGGTACTCAGTCCACGGAACGGATCATCTACATCTGCTGGGTCATCCACTTCATCCCCAGAAGCTTCCCTGGAGTCGTCAGAGGGTACCACCAACCAAGAGGAGAAAACTGAGGAGAATGTCTCAAATGAGGAAGAAAGTATCCCGCAGGAGAGCTCAAGTCGCTACAGTGGTCAAGAATCCTATTCGGAGGGGTTTCAGAAATCCCCGGATGATTCCCAGGGGGCAGGGAATTATTCCCAGCAGAAGATTCGTGACTACAAAATTCCCAACAGAATGCCAGACATCATCAGCGAAGCGGAATTGCTGAGGAGGCAACAGATGCAGATTGAACAGGAAATTAAGCAACTTGAGCAAACTGTTCCGGCGGTTTTCCTCCGGGAGATACCCAACAAACCACCCCCACCGTACGTCCCACCAGCTCAGGACAGTCCTCTGGCAACAATCTTCCCTTCGGAGGAGCGTGTTGTGGATCTCGTTATGAATCGCACGAAGGAACTTTTCTTCTCAACAAATCCAG AAGCGGATAAATCAGATGGCTATGGCATCACAAATGTCTACGAGAAGATCATCATTGGGATGTGCGAGGAGATCTTTGGGGAGATCAAGGAAACCCTTGACACGCACTACGATGCCCCATTTCAGCGGGTACGTCTCTACAAGAATAAACTCTGCTTCTACAACCCTCCGGATCGTCTGAAATGCATCCAGGAGCACATTCTCGAGGCAATTCGACAGATTCTCCAAGGTGGTGGGAACTATTCACGCATCCAGGCCAGCTGTCGTCGTAAACGCGATCAAATTGATGAGATTGTCATCGAGGAGATGCTGGAGGATGACTGGAAGTGGAGTAATTTCCAAATTGAGGAAACAGAAGTTTTGGACATGATGACGGAGACAATTTTCAGTACACTCCTGGAGGATGCCATCCGGGATGTAGATGTGGCATTCACGAAGAAATTCCCACACAACTAA